A window of Gammaproteobacteria bacterium genomic DNA:
GCCTACCGTGACCGGCGCCAGAAAAAGCGCCAGTTCCGGGCCCTCTGGATCGTGCGCATCAACGCCGGGGCCCGCGAAAACGGGCTTTCCTACAGCCGCCTCATGGACGGACTGAAGAAGGCGCAGGTGGCCATCGACCGTAAGGTCCTTGCCGACCTGGCGGTGTTCGACAAGCCCGCCTTTGCGGTGCTCGCAGAGCGCGCCCGCGCCAGCCTCGCGGCGGCCTGAACGGGAGGCGCATGGACGCGCTGACCGAGGTCATCGCCCGTGCGGGCCGTGAGGTCGAGCAGGCTGCCGACCTGGCACAACTCGACGCCGTACGGGTTCGATACCTCGGAAAGAAGGGTCTCCTCACCGACCACCTGAAGGCGCTCGGCGCGTTGCCGGCCGAGGAGCGCCGGGTCGCCGGGCAAGCCATCAACGAGGCCAAGGACCGGCTTCAGGGGGCCCTCGACGGACGGCGTGCGGTGCTGGAGACCGAAGCGCTCCAGGCCCGGCTTGCCGCCGAGCGGATCGACGTGACGCTCCCCGGTCGAGGGGGGCGTCCCGGTGGCTTGCATCCCCTCACCCGGACCCTGGAGCGCATCGAGCGCATCTTCGCCCAGGCCGGGTTCGAGGTCGCCGAAGGGCCGGAGATCGAGGACGACTGGCACAACTTCGGCGCGCTCAACATCCCCGCCCACCACCCGGCCCGGGCGATGCACGACACCTTCTATTTCGACGCCCACACGGTGTTGCGCACGCACACTTCGCCCGTGCAGATCCGGGTGATGGAGCGGCAGGCGCCGCCCGTACGGGTCATCGCGCCCGGGCGGGTCTACCGCTGCGATTCCGACGTGACCCATAGCCCCATGTTCCACCAGGTCGAGGGGCTGATGGTCGACGAGGGGGTGAGCTTCGCCGACCTGAAGGGGACGCTCGACGACTTTCTCAAGACGTTCTTTGAGACCGACCTTCCGGTGCGGTTCCGGCCCTCCTATTTTCCCTTCACCGAGCCCTCCGCGGAGGTCGACATCGGCTGCGTGATCTGCGGGGGAAAGGGTTGCCGTGTCTGCAAGGACTCGGGCTGGCTCGAGGTGCTGGGGTGCGGGATGGTGCACCCGAACGTCTTCGCCGCCGTAGGGGCGGACAGCGAGCGCTACACGGGGTACGCGTTCGGAATGGGTGTCGAGCGCCTCGCGATGCTTCGCTATGGAGTCAATGACTTGCGGCTATTCTTTGATAATGATTTGAGGTTCTTGCGGCAGTTCCGCTAACGTCATGCGCTTCAGCGAACGCTGGCTCCGGGAATGGGTCTCTCCGCGGCTCGACACGGCAGGCTTGGCCGCGCGCCTCACCGCGGCGGGGCTCGAGGTCGACAGCGTCACGCCGGTGGGGGAGCGCTTCTCGGGCGTGGTCGTCGGTCACGTGCTCGAGGTCGCCTCGCATCCCGCCGCCGATCGGCTTCACGTCTGCCGGGTCGATGCGGGGGGGAGCGAGCCGCTCGTCATCGTGTGTGGCGCGGCGAACGTGGCCGTGGGCATGAAGGCCCCCACGGCCCTGGTGGGCGCCCGGTTGCCCGGGGGCATGGAGATCCGGCGGGCGAAACTGCGGGGGGTGGAATCGTCCGGGATGCTCTGCTCGGCCCGGGAGCTGGGGCTCGCGGAGACGAGCGAAGGGCTCCTGCCGCTGCCCGCGGATGCCCCGGTCGGGCTCGACGTGGTGAGCTATCTCGGCCTCGACGACGTCGCCATCGAGGTGGACCTCACCCCGAACCGCAGCGACTGTCTGTGCGTCGCAGGGGTCGCCCGTGAGGTGGGGGTCCTCTTCCAGCAACCGGTCCGAGGCGTGGCGGTGGAGCCGGTCCCGCCGGTCATCCCCGACACCTTCCCGGTCGAGCTCGAGGCGCCTGCCGACTGCCCGCGCTACGTGGGGCGGGTGGTGCGCAACGTCGACCCTGCCGCGCAGACCCCGCTCTGGATGAAGGAGCGCCTGCGGCGCAGCGGGCTGCGAAGCATCAGCCCCGTCGTCGACGTGACCAACTACGTCCTCCTCGAGCTCGGGCAGCCGATGCACGCGTTCGATCTGGATCGCCTCTCCGGCGCCATCCGGGTCCGTCGCGCCCGGGCCGGGGAGTCCCTGACCCTCCTCGATGGCAACTCGCTCAGTCTCGACGAGGACTGCCTGCTGATCGCCGACGACCGGGGCCCCATCGCCCTCGCCGGGGTCATGGGTGGCCTCGAGTCGGGCGTCACCGCCGAGAGCCGGCACATCTTTTTTGAGAGCGCGTTCTTCTCGCCGAGCGTGATCGCGGGGCGGGCGCGGCGTTTCGGATTGGCGACCGACGCGAGTCACCGCTACGAGCGGGGAGTGGATTTCGAGCTTCAGCGCCGAGCCATCGAGCGCGCCACCGGGCTCCTGGTGCAGATCGCGGGCGGCGAGTGTGGTCCGGTGATCGACCGGGCGTCACCGGAACACCTTCCCACGAGGGCACCGATCACCTTGCGGGCGGTGCGGCTGCAGAAGGTCCTCGGCGTTGCCGTCCCCGACGAGGCGGTGGCCGACGTGCTGAGCCGCCTCGGGTGCCGCGTCGAGACCCAGGCCGGCGGCTGGAGGGTCACGCCCCCGAGTTTCCGCTTCGATCTCGCGATCGAGGTGGACCTGATCGAGGAGGTCGCTCGGGTCAACGGGTACGAGCACGTTCCCACCACGGCGCCGGTGGCCCACCTGAGCCTGCGCCCTGTGCCGGAGACGCGGGTGCCCCTGGAGCGGCTGCGGGGACTGCTCGCCGACCGCGGCTACCAGGAGGCCATCACCTACAGCTTCGTGGACCCATCGCTGCAGGTCATGCTGGACCCCGGGGAAGAGGTCGTCCGCCTCGCGAACCCCATCTCCGCCGACATGGCGGTCATGAGGACGACCCTGTGGCCGGGGTTGCTGAAGGCCCTCGCGCACAACCAGAACCGCCAGCAGGCCCGCGTCTGGCTCTTCGAGTCAGGACTGCGCTTCCGGCGCCGCCACGGTGAAACCATGCAGGAGCCCGTCCTTGCGGGGCTCGCTTCCGGCAGTGCGCTGCCCGGGCAGTGGGGTCTGGCCCGGCGGCCGGTGGATTTCTACGACGTGAAGGCGGACGTGGAGGCGCTCCTCGCGTCGACCGGGGTTGCCGCTGAGTTCCGTTTCGAGCCGGCGAGCCATCCCGCGCTGCACCCGGGCCAGACCGCCGCGGTATTCCGGGGCGCGGAGGAGGTCGGACGGCTCGGAGCCCTTCACCCCGCGCACTTGCGGTCGCTAGACCTCGAGGGCCCGGTCTATCTCTTCGAACTGGGCCTGAGGCCGTTGCAGGCGGGGGTACTCCCCCGGTTCGCCGCTCTGTCCCGGTTTCCGGCGATCCGCCGTGACCTGGCCGTAGTGGTGGACGAGGCCGTGCCGGCAGAGGCGGTGCGCGCGGCGATTGGACAGGCTGCGGGGGATCTGCTAAATGACCTTGAGTTGTTTGATGTATATCGTGGGGAAGGCATTGACGGCGGACGCAAGAGCCTGGCCCTGTCTCTGACCCTTCAGGCGACGGATCGAACTTTGCTGGACGCAGAGGTCGATGCGGTCTTGAAAAGGGTCCTGGAAAAGCTGGAAAGGGAATACAAGGCCACTCTCAGGGCGTAGCGATGGCGTTAACGAAGGCAGGCATGGCCGAGAAGCTCTTCGAGGAGCTCGGTCTGAACAAGCGCGAAGCCAAAGAGATGGTCGAGTCCTTCTTCGAGGAGGTCAGGCGCTCCCTCGAAGCCGGGGACCAGGTCAAGCTGTCGGGCTTCGGCAACTTCGACCTGCGTGACAAGAATCAGCGTCCGGGCCGGAACCCGAAGACCGGGGAGGAGATCCCGATCAGCGCACGGCGGGTCGTTACGTTCCGCCCCGGTCAAAAATTGAAAACACGGGTAGAGGCTTATGCTGGATCCGTCGAGCGGCGGTGATCTTCCACCGATCCCGGGAAAGCGCTACTTCACCATCGGTGAGGTGAGCGAGCTCTGTGCGGTGAAGCCGCACGTCCTCCGGTACTGGGAACAGGAATTCCCGCAGCTGAAGCCGCTCAAGCGTCGCGGCAACCGCCGGTATTATCAACGGCAGGACGTCATCCTGATCCGCCAGATCCGGAGCCTGCTCTACGAGCACGGCTTCACGATCGGTGGGGCGCGTCACAGGCTCTCCGGCGAGGAAGCGAAGAGTGATCTGAGCCAGAGCCAGCAGATCGTCCGTCAGTTGCGCAGCGAGCTCGAGGAAGTCCTGGAGATCCTCAAGCGCTGACGGTCGGCGACTCCGGGTCGCGTACGATTTCGGGGCGCCCACCCCCCCCCTTTGGGATCCACGCAGACCTGGTGTACTCTACGGGCCCTCGGGAGGGGCTGCTGAGAGATGGTCGGTTGACTCCCTCCCGCGCGGTAAGACACTGCAGACTCGGGGCGTAGCGCAGCCTGGTAGCGCACCTGAATGGGGTTCAGGTGGTCGGAGGTTCAAATCCTCTCGCCCCGACCAATACTCCTGCTACATCGGGCGGTTGTCAGACCGCCGTCCATCACATCCTGCTTCAATGCGGACTCGAAATCGCTATCGCTGCCCGCCGGACGTTAGCTCCGCCGGGTGATCGAGGGGCGAGTGCGCGTGCGAGGGACGGTCGCTCCATCCCGCAGTGGGGAGCGGCAAACGTTGCGGCAGGGCTGCCCCTGGCACATATTCCTTCTCTCCTTGCTTC
This region includes:
- the rplT gene encoding 50S ribosomal protein L20, which produces MPRVKRGVTAHAKHKKVLDRAKGYYGRRKNVFRVAKQAVIKAGQYAYRDRRQKKRQFRALWIVRINAGARENGLSYSRLMDGLKKAQVAIDRKVLADLAVFDKPAFAVLAERARASLAAA
- the pheS gene encoding phenylalanine--tRNA ligase subunit alpha, producing MDALTEVIARAGREVEQAADLAQLDAVRVRYLGKKGLLTDHLKALGALPAEERRVAGQAINEAKDRLQGALDGRRAVLETEALQARLAAERIDVTLPGRGGRPGGLHPLTRTLERIERIFAQAGFEVAEGPEIEDDWHNFGALNIPAHHPARAMHDTFYFDAHTVLRTHTSPVQIRVMERQAPPVRVIAPGRVYRCDSDVTHSPMFHQVEGLMVDEGVSFADLKGTLDDFLKTFFETDLPVRFRPSYFPFTEPSAEVDIGCVICGGKGCRVCKDSGWLEVLGCGMVHPNVFAAVGADSERYTGYAFGMGVERLAMLRYGVNDLRLFFDNDLRFLRQFR
- the pheT gene encoding phenylalanine--tRNA ligase subunit beta, translating into MRFSERWLREWVSPRLDTAGLAARLTAAGLEVDSVTPVGERFSGVVVGHVLEVASHPAADRLHVCRVDAGGSEPLVIVCGAANVAVGMKAPTALVGARLPGGMEIRRAKLRGVESSGMLCSARELGLAETSEGLLPLPADAPVGLDVVSYLGLDDVAIEVDLTPNRSDCLCVAGVAREVGVLFQQPVRGVAVEPVPPVIPDTFPVELEAPADCPRYVGRVVRNVDPAAQTPLWMKERLRRSGLRSISPVVDVTNYVLLELGQPMHAFDLDRLSGAIRVRRARAGESLTLLDGNSLSLDEDCLLIADDRGPIALAGVMGGLESGVTAESRHIFFESAFFSPSVIAGRARRFGLATDASHRYERGVDFELQRRAIERATGLLVQIAGGECGPVIDRASPEHLPTRAPITLRAVRLQKVLGVAVPDEAVADVLSRLGCRVETQAGGWRVTPPSFRFDLAIEVDLIEEVARVNGYEHVPTTAPVAHLSLRPVPETRVPLERLRGLLADRGYQEAITYSFVDPSLQVMLDPGEEVVRLANPISADMAVMRTTLWPGLLKALAHNQNRQQARVWLFESGLRFRRRHGETMQEPVLAGLASGSALPGQWGLARRPVDFYDVKADVEALLASTGVAAEFRFEPASHPALHPGQTAAVFRGAEEVGRLGALHPAHLRSLDLEGPVYLFELGLRPLQAGVLPRFAALSRFPAIRRDLAVVVDEAVPAEAVRAAIGQAAGDLLNDLELFDVYRGEGIDGGRKSLALSLTLQATDRTLLDAEVDAVLKRVLEKLEREYKATLRA
- the ihfA gene encoding integration host factor subunit alpha gives rise to the protein MALTKAGMAEKLFEELGLNKREAKEMVESFFEEVRRSLEAGDQVKLSGFGNFDLRDKNQRPGRNPKTGEEIPISARRVVTFRPGQKLKTRVEAYAGSVERR
- a CDS encoding MerR family transcriptional regulator, which encodes MLDPSSGGDLPPIPGKRYFTIGEVSELCAVKPHVLRYWEQEFPQLKPLKRRGNRRYYQRQDVILIRQIRSLLYEHGFTIGGARHRLSGEEAKSDLSQSQQIVRQLRSELEEVLEILKR